One genomic window of Chitinophagaceae bacterium includes the following:
- a CDS encoding TIGR00725 family protein, with product MKKIGIIGPNNKICSKSLYDFGVQLGQQIASKDRTFVCGGLGGFMEAVCKGVKLSEDTFNGQTVGILPEEKADTANPYVDIAIPTGTGIARNIIIVRTADIIIAAGGGAGTLSEIAFAWQLKKRVLCVTMFDGWAKELAGRNLDDRQSGLLIPVNSIDEILKQLDNG from the coding sequence ATGAAGAAAATCGGAATAATAGGACCTAATAATAAAATTTGCAGCAAATCACTTTATGACTTTGGTGTGCAACTTGGACAACAAATCGCCTCAAAAGACAGAACTTTTGTTTGTGGTGGACTTGGAGGCTTTATGGAAGCTGTTTGCAAAGGAGTTAAGTTGTCGGAAGATACTTTCAATGGGCAAACAGTTGGAATTTTACCAGAAGAGAAAGCTGACACAGCTAACCCATATGTTGACATTGCCATACCGACAGGAACAGGCATTGCAAGAAACATTATCATCGTGCGGACAGCCGACATCATTATCGCAGCAGGTGGTGGAGCAGGGACGCTTTCTGAAATAGCTTTTGCTTGGCAACTGAAAAAAAGGGTTTTGTGTGTTACGATGTTTGACGGTTGGGCAAAAGAACTTGCGGGCAGGAATTTGGATGACCGACAAAGTGGTTTGCTTATTCCTGTAAACAGCATTGATGAAATCTTAAAGCAACTCGACAATGGCTAA